The Miscanthus floridulus cultivar M001 chromosome 6, ASM1932011v1, whole genome shotgun sequence genomic interval GCGGTACCAGAGTCAGTTGCAGGCCGGTGTGTAACATCTGGGATACCGTAGCCTCCTTGAATGTACAATGGCTGAAGAGTGCCGGGTAGGTGTCAGCAAGGGCCTCATCTCCAGTCCAAACATCAGACCAAAAGGATGCAAGCTTGAGTTTGATTCTAGTTCTAGACTTCTAAATGGATCACTAATACTGAAATTGCTGCATGTTCGAACATCTGAATCAGTCAGAGTGAGGTGAACTTCTCATAATTTTTTGTTGGGCAAGGGGAGGGGGGGTGCCCAGGTTGGCCGATGGGTAGCTCCACCAGTGCTCTGTGttctttttattattattttcattGCCAAATTTTAATCTTGAACGattagttcttttttttttctttgcgaaTATGAATGATTAGTTCTCGATTGCCTGTGAGCATGCCTTGCGAGTGCTTAATACGGACCTTTAAAAAAGTGCTTAATACTTGAGGAGGGCTTGTGTAACATGGCCCTCTGAGGTGTAGCAGCGCCCGGCTGTGAGCAAGAGCAATGCAAGCCGCCCGGGCTGCCCGGCCGGTCGAGTAGGCCGAGCAAAGTCAATAAGTCATCATCAATCAGGTGAGTATAATCAAGTGTCCCCTCAATGGTTGCAACGTCAAACGCACGCACACAGACACAGCTGTAGGCGTCTCACATTTTTTTCCATCTGTTACAAGTACTCCCACTCCACACTTCACACACTAATGAAACGATTCTGATGGCTGAAAAAGGTTACAATTCTTGTTTTTATTCTGTACTACTAGTAGTTTCCTATCAAACAGGTGCGGCAATGTCCCTACTAGTCTCCTACAGTATCAAATAGGTGCGGCAATGTTTTCACTTGGTCTCGTTTCTTGAGTCTGTGGCAGCTCGACGTTTCCTCCCCACACCCGTATTCTCTCTTCTGCTAGCATAGCCTGCACAAAATGTTCCAGAACATGGGAACAAGAGCAGAAAAAATTGTTTCAGAATACAGGAACAAgagcagaaaaaagaagaagatgatgaagaggtAGGTTCTAGACAGTACTGTACCTCTTTCTGCCATTTGGTTCTGCTGAGGATTACAAACAGAATCACAGTCTGTAATACCGTTCCGATCAACACGCCGACCCAAATCCCCTGCAGCACATACAGAATCAACAGATTGCCTTTGAGGAAGGAAGGCCAACAAATACGCAGCAACGTCACATCTTCCAGGCATGTCATGTCTTACTGTTGCATTGAGCTTCAGCTTGAACCCAAACACAGCTGCGAGGGGCAGTCCGACGAGGTAGTAGCTGCCGATGTTGACGAACGCGACTAAGGACTGCCACCCGGCACCGATCGCCACGCCTGCAGCAAACATGCATCAACGGATTTGAGCATGATCATGCATGAAACAATCGTCCCCGTCCGTGCTTTCTCTGAAAAATCAAGAGCGGTGGATGCAGATTCTAGTACCTGACAGCACCGGCTGGATGCTGTTGAGGAATATGGTGGCGGCCAGGAGGTACCCCAGCTTGGCAGTCGCCCTGACGACCACGTCGTCGCCCGTGAAAAGCCGAGGCATCTGCTTCCTCGCCGCCAGAGCAACGGCCGTGAAGATCACCCCGATGGCGGCCGATGTGGCGGTGGCAACGACGACGGAGAATTTGGCCGCCTTTGGATGGTTGGCGCCAAGCTCGTTCGACACGCGAACACTGACGTACGGGGAACGAAACGGAAAGGAAGAGCTACGTATGTCAGTGGCTAGTACTGCCAACAATTGAGAGCTCAAAGATCCCTTTTTTtcagaaatatatatatacatgaaaGGTGCCGAAAAGCAAAACAGTATTGGACGTTACCTTACTGCAGCATTGAATccaacagcaaccatcagtgtcCAAAGCTGATAGTTCATGCTGTTACAGcaacaaaaaaaatattattgatTCATCACGATTTCAGGGACCACACAGGCCTGCCAACGTGTTCTCTGtgaaatgcagaggcagatgctGTTAGAAAGATAATCGAACTGAAACAAATGGCACTTACCATATGGAGATCGCATCAACTTGAATCTCTGGGTTCTTCAGGCATCCCACCAGAATAAGCACTGCCGTATAATACCACATCTCTAGGCTGTGCCATATTATATATGTCAATCAATAATATATATTCCCTGATGCAGTGATTAGTGAACTCAATCAAGAAGGAAAAAGAAGACGGCGTGTATACGAACCACAGCATGACAGCCGAGGCGATGGAGAGCCTGACGAAGCCGCCGAGGCTGGCGAACGCCTTGCGCGAGAACCCTGTCCATGCCCCCGGGAAGGAGCCGCCGACGAGGTACACGAACTGCGCCACGTTGACGAGCCACCAGGAGACGTCGCCCACGACGGCGGCGCCGACCAGCCCGCGGCCGAG includes:
- the LOC136459088 gene encoding protein DETOXIFICATION 33-like — encoded protein: MAPFSGAVAGSRRKNWTDECRNLWRVAGPVILTGIFQFLLGFVTTAFVGHIGKVELAAVSIVNGVVEGLAFGLLLGMGSALETLCGQAVGAGQLQMLGVYLQRSWIICLATSLVLLPLYIFTSPILRLLRQSADISAVSGRYARWCVPQLFAYAVNFPMQKFYQAQSRVWVMTAISGAVLAVHALLNWLVVSRLGRGLVGAAVVGDVSWWLVNVAQFVYLVGGSFPGAWTGFSRKAFASLGGFVRLSIASAVMLCLEMWYYTAVLILVGCLKNPEIQVDAISICMNYQLWTLMVAVGFNAAVSVRVSNELGANHPKAAKFSVVVATATSAAIGVIFTAVALAARKQMPRLFTGDDVVVRATAKLGYLLAATIFLNSIQPVLSGVAIGAGWQSLVAFVNIGSYYLVGLPLAAVFGFKLKLNATGIWVGVLIGTVLQTVILFVILSRTKWQKEAMLAEERIRVWGGNVELPQTQETRPSENIAAPI